One genomic region from Leucoraja erinacea ecotype New England chromosome 36, Leri_hhj_1, whole genome shotgun sequence encodes:
- the rccd1 gene encoding RCC1 domain-containing protein 1 isoform X1 produces MAATAAAAPSTPGRWFGFGFNRFGQTVPGVAADRVLEPGQLAACGSGPRPGHSKDKVCPAWSHSAGWRGDGSIHFWGFVADGPRHQIYINNRDQQRCRDILTSEKYLLTLWQDRVECWDVPSLCPTVDTMGSVIWTKHLQEEENPNTAFPLIPGGYITTTPPFYKPLSPRLQARRLALGGEHALLLTFDWTLYSWGSGRHGQLGHGSVEDEAEPRVVEALHGLAMAEIAAGTWHSICTNASGDVYVWGWNESGQLGLPTKLQSGEEHQQLSLQTGPSGEGAEICSPALKEAGEGNIGNVNVFISIQAFPALLDFPGELEMCKVSCGSRHTAAVTRCGKLYTWGWGNYGQLGHGQTDSSDVPRLVEYFTENHLGVMDVVCGPWNTFVFAQGGI; encoded by the exons ATGGCGGCGACAGCAGCGGCCGCTCCGTCCACCCCCGGCCGCTGGTTTGGCTTCGGCTTTAACCGCTTCGGGCAGACAGTTCCCGGCGTGGCGGCTGACAGGGTGCTGGAACCCGGCCAGCTGGCGGCCTGCGGCTCGGGGCCACGACCGGGGCACAGCAAGGACAAGGTCTGCCCGGCCTGGAGTCACTCGGCCGGCTGGAGAG GTGATGGATCTATTCATTTCTGGGGCTTTGTTGCCGATGGTCCTCGGCACCAGATATACATTAACAACCGGGATCAACAACGATGCAGAGACATCCTGACCTCGGAGAAATACCTGCTAACGTTGTGGCAGGATAGAGTGGAGTGCTGGGATGTCCCAAGCCTCTGCCCCACTGTAGACACCATGGGTTCTGTGATTTGGACTAAACATCTACAGGAAGAGGAGAATCCAAACACAG CATTTCCATTAATCCCCGGCGGCTACATTACCACAACTCCTCCATTCTACAAGCCTCTGTCACCACGGCTTCAGGCGAGGAGGCTGGCCCTGGGCGGTGAACATGCTCTCTTGCTGACCTTTGACTGGACGCTGTATTCCTGGGGCTCCGGACG ACATGGTCAGTTGGGACATGGCAGTGTTGAGGATGAAGCAGAGCCACGGGTTGTGGAGGCGTTGCATGGACTGGCGATGGCTGAGATAGCAGCGGGGACCTGGCACTCCATATGTACCAATG CTTCGGGTGACGTGTACGTGTGGGGCTGGAATGAGTCCGGACAGTTGGGTCTGCCAACAAAACTGCAATCAGGGGAGGAACATCAACAGCTCTCCCTACAGACAGGGCCGTCTGGAGAAGGTGCGGAGATCT GCTCTCCGGCCCTGAAGGAGGCAGGTGAGGGGAATATCGGAAACGTTAATGTGTTCATCTCAATTCAAGCGTTTCCAGCCCTGTTGGACTTCCCAGGCGAGCTGGAGATGTGTAAAGTCAGCTGTGGGTCACGACATACGGCGGCTGTCACCA GATGTGGTAAACTGTACACATGGGGATGGG GGAACTACGGCCAGCTTGGCCACGGCCAGACCGATAGCTCCGACGTTCCAAGGCTTGTGGAATACTTCACGGAAAACCATCTCGGGGTGATGGATGTTGTGTGCGGGCCCTGGAACACTTTTGTCTTTGCACAGGGAGGAATATGA
- the rccd1 gene encoding RCC1 domain-containing protein 1 isoform X2, producing MAATAAAAPSTPGRWFGFGFNRFGQTVPGVAADRVLEPGQLAACGSGPRPGHSKDKVCPAWSHSAGWRGDGSIHFWGFVADGPRHQIYINNRDQQRCRDILTSEKYLLTLWQDRVECWDVPSLCPTVDTMGSVIWTKHLQEEENPNTAFPLIPGGYITTTPPFYKPLSPRLQARRLALGGEHALLLTFDWTLYSWGSGRHGQLGHGSVEDEAEPRVVEALHGLAMAEIAAGTWHSICTNASGDVYVWGWNESGQLGLPTKLQSGEEHQQLSLQTGPSGEGSPALKEAGEGNIGNVNVFISIQAFPALLDFPGELEMCKVSCGSRHTAAVTRCGKLYTWGWGNYGQLGHGQTDSSDVPRLVEYFTENHLGVMDVVCGPWNTFVFAQGGI from the exons ATGGCGGCGACAGCAGCGGCCGCTCCGTCCACCCCCGGCCGCTGGTTTGGCTTCGGCTTTAACCGCTTCGGGCAGACAGTTCCCGGCGTGGCGGCTGACAGGGTGCTGGAACCCGGCCAGCTGGCGGCCTGCGGCTCGGGGCCACGACCGGGGCACAGCAAGGACAAGGTCTGCCCGGCCTGGAGTCACTCGGCCGGCTGGAGAG GTGATGGATCTATTCATTTCTGGGGCTTTGTTGCCGATGGTCCTCGGCACCAGATATACATTAACAACCGGGATCAACAACGATGCAGAGACATCCTGACCTCGGAGAAATACCTGCTAACGTTGTGGCAGGATAGAGTGGAGTGCTGGGATGTCCCAAGCCTCTGCCCCACTGTAGACACCATGGGTTCTGTGATTTGGACTAAACATCTACAGGAAGAGGAGAATCCAAACACAG CATTTCCATTAATCCCCGGCGGCTACATTACCACAACTCCTCCATTCTACAAGCCTCTGTCACCACGGCTTCAGGCGAGGAGGCTGGCCCTGGGCGGTGAACATGCTCTCTTGCTGACCTTTGACTGGACGCTGTATTCCTGGGGCTCCGGACG ACATGGTCAGTTGGGACATGGCAGTGTTGAGGATGAAGCAGAGCCACGGGTTGTGGAGGCGTTGCATGGACTGGCGATGGCTGAGATAGCAGCGGGGACCTGGCACTCCATATGTACCAATG CTTCGGGTGACGTGTACGTGTGGGGCTGGAATGAGTCCGGACAGTTGGGTCTGCCAACAAAACTGCAATCAGGGGAGGAACATCAACAGCTCTCCCTACAGACAGGGCCGTCTGGAGAAG GCTCTCCGGCCCTGAAGGAGGCAGGTGAGGGGAATATCGGAAACGTTAATGTGTTCATCTCAATTCAAGCGTTTCCAGCCCTGTTGGACTTCCCAGGCGAGCTGGAGATGTGTAAAGTCAGCTGTGGGTCACGACATACGGCGGCTGTCACCA GATGTGGTAAACTGTACACATGGGGATGGG GGAACTACGGCCAGCTTGGCCACGGCCAGACCGATAGCTCCGACGTTCCAAGGCTTGTGGAATACTTCACGGAAAACCATCTCGGGGTGATGGATGTTGTGTGCGGGCCCTGGAACACTTTTGTCTTTGCACAGGGAGGAATATGA